A genomic segment from Maniola hyperantus chromosome 4, iAphHyp1.2, whole genome shotgun sequence encodes:
- the LOC117997065 gene encoding COMM domain-containing protein 2, which produces MIIFLSELQKQHLNLLHQHSTQVLVDFCKLTIDYLSNGVNQKKCAIAAEKLDISEVAVQNLIHALAYLIVEACKHNLSETNFQSSLAIAGFSEDKQQILLKLYNTKKNEISAALNLLQQKDPSYQDLTWRFEIQVASKTSPEEIVPMVAIDFVLTTPKNYGQYEKDYSQTSPKHINSVSYSNVNSSIQDAKTASQCQQVINHLLLQCDLPNLVHLTNRLDEALKESKSQHVRKVQRSL; this is translated from the exons ATGATAATATTCCTGAGTGAGTTACAAAAACAACACCTGAACTTACTACACCAGCATTCCACACAGG tCCTAGTAGATTTTTGTAAGCTTACAATAGACTATCTCAGTAATGGGGTAAATCAGAAGAAATGTGCTATAGCTGCAG AAAAATTGGATATATCTGAAGTGGCTGTGCAAAACCTCATACATGCTTTAGCTTATTTGATTGTTGAAGCATGTAAACACAAT CTATCAGAAACTAATTTCCAGTCATCACTAGCTATAGCAGGATTTTCCGAAGACAAACAACaaattttacttaaattatataacaccaaaaaaaatgaaatatctGCAGCTTTGAACTTGCTCCAGCAAAAAGATCCTAGCTACCAGGATCTAACTTGGAGGTTTGAAATTCAG GTTGCTTCTAAAACTTCTCCAGAAGAAATAGTACCAATGGTTGCCATAGATTTTGTACTGACAACACCAAAAAACTATGGACAGTATGAAAAAGATTACTCACAAACTTCACCAAAACACATAAATTCTGTATCATATTCAAATGTTAACTCTTCAATTCAAGATGCTAAGACGGCCAGTCAGTGCCAGCAGGTTATCAATCACCTTCTACTTCAGTGTGACCTACCAAACTTAGTGCATCTAACAAATAGACTAGATGAAGCTCTTAAAGAATCTAAAAGTCAGCATGTACGTAAGGTGCAAAGGTCTTTATAG